In the genome of Pseudanabaena mucicola str. Chao 1806, the window TAACCATGCGAAAAACTTAGCAGCCAGATTTGTTTTAGAAAAGATTTTTCATAGAGCTAAAGCCTTAATTACTGCAAATCTCGCTCCAAATCAAATATTTGCTGATCGCACTATTACCGCTTGGCTCACCCAAGATCCACAAACCCTTACCTGTGAGGAATATCTCGCCTCCGATGATATTGTTTTTGCTTATCACATCCAGCGCTGGCGCGATAGTGAGGATGCAATTCTCGCGGATTTATGTCGACGCTTTCTTAATCGGGATCTCTTTCACGCTAAGGAAATCTCGCACCTCGATGATGTTCAGCAGCAGGAACAATTGGATACGTGGTACGCAAAATTGCAATCTCAGGGACTAGATCCAAAATACTATTGTGGTATCCGTGTATCGCGGACTAAGGGTTATAGCATTTACCGCCAAGGGATTAACATTCAAACGGAACAAGGCTTGCAGGATATTGCTCGACTTTCGCCATTAGTGAAAGCGATCACACATCAAATTCAAAGAGCATGGTTAGTTCATCCCTAAAAAAAGCAGTGCGAAGCACTGCTTTTTTTAGGCAGCTTGCCAAGTGGGATAGTCGGTATAGCCTTTTTCATCACCACCGTAGAAGGTATTGCGATCGGGCTTATTCAATGGTGCATTTGCTGCAAAACGTTCTACGAGATCAGGATTAGCAATATAGAGACGACCAAAGGCAACGAGATCAGCAGAACCTGAGGCGATCGCTTGATTACCAGTTTCAAAGCTATAACCACCTGCGGTAATAATCGTGCCACTGTAAATAGGTCTGAAGAAATCTGCACCGAGGTCGGGTTGATTCTCGGCTGTACCAAATCCCTCGACTCTAGGCGCGACCAAATGCAGGTAAGCAAGATTAAATCGATTCAATTCCTTGACCACATAGCCAAAGATTTCGGCACGATTGGAATCATACATACTGTTGAATGTGCCACTAGGAGATAGTCTCAACCCAACGCGATCACTACCCCATACATCTGTTACTGCCTCAGTGACTTCCAACAATAGACGAGCGCGATTCTCTAATGAGCCGCCATAGATATCAGTACGATGATTAGTATTGTTTTGCAAAAATTGATCAAGGAGATAGCCATTAGCACTGTGAATCTCGACACCATCAAATCCAGCTTCTAAAGCTTTCTTTGCCCCAATCCGATATTGCTCTATAATTTGAGGAATTTCTGATAATTCCAAGGCGCGAGGTGTCACAAATGGCTTCAAACCTGTATAGGTGACGGCTTCACCTTCTGGGGCGATCGCAGATGGTGCAACGGGCAATTTGCCATCAGGTTGTAAATCTGGATGCGAGATTCTGCCTACGTGCCAAAGTTGTAAGAAGATTTTGCCCCCCTTTGCATGGACAGCCTCTGTAACTAGTTTCCAACCTGCAACCTGCTCAGGCGAATGAATACCTGGAGTATTGGGGTAGCCTAAGCCTTCGGGACAAATCTGTGTCGCTTCGGTAATTAATAATCCTGCTGACGCACGTTGTTCGTAATGTAATGCATTTAATACCGTTGGCACGTTACCAGCAGCAGCCCGATTACGCGTCAAGGGAGCCATTACGATCCGATTAGGCAATGTATAACGACCTAGCTTAACTGAAGAGAGTAGAGGTGCGCTCATGGGTTTATTTGTTGTATAGGAGGGTTTAGATTTCTATTGTTCGATTATAGGCGAACAATAGAAATTTATGCAATAATGCAATGTTTTCCTTTCTAGGATTTATATCTTTTGAGATACTTAGAATGATGTGCTACACGAGCTTAGTTCATCATCAAAATGATTTTGCTAGATTTGTTTAAAGTTGTTTGTGATGCGTCAATATCAACATCCCGATCGCGAAAATATCTCTCTCACTGGAGTACTCTATGCCCTTAGCGATCCCACACGCCTCCAAATTGTGAAAATGCTAGCAACACAGCAAGAGATTACCTGTGGAGAATTCTGTTTGGAAATGAGTAAATCTACGCAGTCCCATCATTTCAAGGTGTTGCGCGATATGGGCATTATGTATACACGCCTAGAAGGAACCCAGCATTACAATTCCCTCCGTCGCGAAGATTTAGATGCGCGTTTTCCTAATTTATTAGATGCTGTGTTGAATGGCATAAATTAAAAGCAGTGCTAAGCACTGCTTTTAATTTATCTGGCGGAACCACGATAGATGCGATCAGCTTGCTCACGGGGCATCCATGAAGGTAAATCTCCAGGATTTTTAGTTTGGCTTTTGGGTGTAGTATTTTGGTAAGCCGATGGAATTGGTGGCGCATCAGTATGCACAAAATTACCATTGCTCTCACCACCAAAATCTGCTAGCAGAGTTTGTGGTACTTCAAATTCGTCGGTTTGAGGATTGTAGGCAAGGACTTCGCCTGTTTCAATATCATAGATCCAGCCATAAATTGCCATCTTGTTTTGATGCAGTTTTGAGCGAATGACGGGATAGGTTTTTAGATTCTCAATCTGAGTGACAACATTCTCCGCCATTGTGATTGCCAGCAATTCTTCACCCTTGGTATCAGCATAATTCTCCTGAATTAGGCGACGGGTTGACTCAGCATGTTGTAGCCATTCATAGACTAGAGGCATCTCAGTTCTCAGTTTTTCTAGCTTCAATAAGCCCTTCATCGCGCCGCAGTTAGAATGTCCACAAATAATGACCTGTTCAATGCCAAGGGCATGAATGGCATATTCGATCGCTGCACCTTCGCCGCCATTAGCAGCACCAAAGGGTGGTACTAAGTTTCCTGCATTGCGGATCACAAATAGTTCACCGACACCAGACTGGGTGATCAGATGTGGCACAATCCGCGAGTCGGAGCAAGTAATAAACAATACTCGCGGTTTTTGTCCTTCGGCGAGTTGTTCAAAAATTTCTTGGTTGGCAGGGAAATAGGACGATTGAAACTTATGTAAACCCTTTAGTAGCTTTCTCATATACAGATGTTGACTCAGGATGCAGCAATTTATTGATTGATTGCTTATATCTAATTAGTTTATAGCGCTTTGCGCTCTAGCAAAAAAACAAATAAAATTGTAAAGGGCTTTTAAAATATAGCTTCTAAAATTTTTCAACTCTGATAGCAATATAATTTTGAACATCACGAAATTTTTATTCACTACCGAGAACAGACAAGTCGGCTTAGGAATTTCTAAACTAATCACTAAAAAAGGAAAAAGTATTGCTAAGCAACACTTTTTCCTTTTAAGTAGCTCAACTTAATTAAAACCCAAACCAGAGTTTTGTTACGCCCGCGTAGCGGGCGTAACAAAACTCTCGGTTTTTAGTTTACCTATGTCAAGCTACTTAGTAGGTAATTTGTAAGGTGACGGAAGCATCAACTTTCTGTTCACCACCTAAAATCGGTACGGAGTTAGCATCCTTGGCAAAAGCCGCTAGACGTGGTTGTGAAACTGGATAAGCGATCGCTGATTCTCCAACATTAATTGTCTTAATAGTTTTGGCGGTAAACCCTAAAGCCCCCAAAACCGTATTCGATACTGTTTGAGCATCTTTCACCGCATCCTGAAGCGCGAGTTGTTTAGCAGCATTTAACTCTGCATCCGTAGCAATAAAGGAGATTTGCTCAATTTGATTTGCACCTGAGTTAACTGCCGCATCAAGAGTCGTCCCCGCTTTATCAATTTCTATGACAAAGCTGACACTAGTTTGTCCTGTAAATCCATCTTGCCGTTGGCGATTATTTTCATAGACATATTTAGGATTAAGTTGAATGCTCGTAGTTTGGAGCTTCTCAACTCCTAGTTGTTGCAGTCGCGAAACAATGCTATTTGCTTGGCGACCAATTTCCTCTTGCACAGCGATCGCCGTTTTACCTTCAGCAGTTACTCCTAGTTGAATTCTCGCTTTGGTAGTTTTGACGGATCTTTCACCTCGACCTGTGACGGTGATAACACGTTCATTTTTAAGAGCTTGAATGCTTGTTGAACTTTCTTGAGCTTTTACGGAAGGGGCGATTGCTGCGATCGAGGGAACGCACAAGGCAAGACTCAAAACCAATGTCGTTAAGTGACGCATAGGATTAACCCTCTTTTATTTTTTGTATTTTTTGATATTTTCATTTCTACTATCCTCACGATATCACTCAAATAATTGAGAGTTCATACGGTTGCATTTTCGGAAACAACTTTATACTAAGTTCCCATTTCGGTAGTCATGCAATGTAATTGTGCTGATTTAGATGCATTAGAAAATGCGGATTTAATTTTTATAGGACTTACGCATCGAGTGGATGTGGCGCGCACCACATCCACTCAAAACCCAGTAAATTCGTTAGCATTGCGTAAGCCTTATTTTATTACTTCTAGCTACTTATCAAGTGCAAAATCGCAGACTACAATGTAGTAGTCATTTACATAGCTACAGCCGTGCCCTTCTTTCGCCAATATATTGCACCCTTGATAATTTTCGCAATCTTTCTGTTTACGCTAGTACTAGTTAGCTCCCGTGCCTTTTTGCCTAACGATATGGTTGCTCCTGCCCCTGTCGGTGCAATGTTATCTCATCGCTTTATTTCCTAGCTGCAACGCACCATGACTGAACTTACTTGGCAGCGACGACATGTGATCTCGCTGTCTGATTTTACGCCGAACGATTACGAAACAGTCTTGCAGACAGCCGTTAGCTTCTTAGAAGTTTTGTCGCGCCGCAACAAAAAAGTACCAACATTGCAGAGCAAAGTTGTTGCTAACTTATTCTTTGAGTCCTCCACGCGCACACGCAATAGTTTTGAGCTTGCAGCTAAGCGTCTCTCTGCGGACACATTAAACTTTGCCCCCGGAACTTCCTCTCTTTCTAAAGGAGAAACGATTCTCGATACGGCGCGAACCTTTTTGGCGATGGGAACAGATATCATGGTGATTCGACATCAAGCAGCAGGTGTG includes:
- a CDS encoding alkene reductase, producing MSAPLLSSVKLGRYTLPNRIVMAPLTRNRAAAGNVPTVLNALHYEQRASAGLLITEATQICPEGLGYPNTPGIHSPEQVAGWKLVTEAVHAKGGKIFLQLWHVGRISHPDLQPDGKLPVAPSAIAPEGEAVTYTGLKPFVTPRALELSEIPQIIEQYRIGAKKALEAGFDGVEIHSANGYLLDQFLQNNTNHRTDIYGGSLENRARLLLEVTEAVTDVWGSDRVGLRLSPSGTFNSMYDSNRAEIFGYVVKELNRFNLAYLHLVAPRVEGFGTAENQPDLGADFFRPIYSGTIITAGGYSFETGNQAIASGSADLVAFGRLYIANPDLVERFAANAPLNKPDRNTFYGGDEKGYTDYPTWQAA
- a CDS encoding ArsR/SmtB family transcription factor, which translates into the protein MRQYQHPDRENISLTGVLYALSDPTRLQIVKMLATQQEITCGEFCLEMSKSTQSHHFKVLRDMGIMYTRLEGTQHYNSLRREDLDARFPNLLDAVLNGIN
- a CDS encoding carbonic anhydrase; amino-acid sequence: MRKLLKGLHKFQSSYFPANQEIFEQLAEGQKPRVLFITCSDSRIVPHLITQSGVGELFVIRNAGNLVPPFGAANGGEGAAIEYAIHALGIEQVIICGHSNCGAMKGLLKLEKLRTEMPLVYEWLQHAESTRRLIQENYADTKGEELLAITMAENVVTQIENLKTYPVIRSKLHQNKMAIYGWIYDIETGEVLAYNPQTDEFEVPQTLLADFGGESNGNFVHTDAPPIPSAYQNTTPKSQTKNPGDLPSWMPREQADRIYRGSAR
- a CDS encoding SIMPL domain-containing protein — translated: MRHLTTLVLSLALCVPSIAAIAPSVKAQESSTSIQALKNERVITVTGRGERSVKTTKARIQLGVTAEGKTAIAVQEEIGRQANSIVSRLQQLGVEKLQTTSIQLNPKYVYENNRQRQDGFTGQTSVSFVIEIDKAGTTLDAAVNSGANQIEQISFIATDAELNAAKQLALQDAVKDAQTVSNTVLGALGFTAKTIKTINVGESAIAYPVSQPRLAAFAKDANSVPILGGEQKVDASVTLQITY